Proteins from a single region of Antechinus flavipes isolate AdamAnt ecotype Samford, QLD, Australia chromosome 2, AdamAnt_v2, whole genome shotgun sequence:
- the LOC127550017 gene encoding protocadherin beta-2-like, which produces MEQEGATIPQPRQVLFLLVLLGVSGTASKPQQFSVVEEMERGSFVANVAKALGLETGELSDRGTRVVFKGNKEYLQLNRRTGDLLLREKLDREELCGPSDPCVLPFKILLENPFQIVPAELSVLDINDHSPVFLKSEMLLKIPESSLPGTVFLLENGKDLDVGSNSIQNYTISPNSLFHIQIRENSEGKRYPELVLDETLDREEQSEVILTLTAVDGGVPPRSGTAQVRILVVDINDNAPVFAQLRYEVKIPENSPIGSKVVTVSARDLDAGNYGEISYAFLHASESIHKTFHLKEELGELYLKEKVDFESTQFYTINIQATDGGGLSAECTVIVQVVDLNDNPPELTISSLTSPIPENSPETVVAVFSVSDLDSGENGKMICSIQDDLPFSLKPSIENYYMLVTKGALDREYKAEYNITITVMDLGFPKLKSDYNLTVLISDVNDNSPVFTQKAYKLYLQENNSPALHIGSVSASDRDSGINAKVTYSLLPPETGELPLFSYISINSDNGHLYALRSLDYEAIQAFQFTVRATDGGSPSLSSQVLVQIVVQDENDNSPFVLYPLQNGTAPCNDLVPRTAEPGYLVTKVVAVDRDWGQNSWLSYQLLKATDPGLFTLWAHNGEVHTARPINDKDAIKQRLLVLVKDNGQPPLSTMATVNVFLVDGFSEPYLQLPDAPKEQIQTDSLTTYLVISLTSVSFLFLASVIVFIAIRLWKRKKHTTDISRFTLNGLFPGHLVDVSRTGTLSQSYQYEVCLASSSGSNEFKFLKPVIPTLPTLEGNEDSIENSLKE; this is translated from the coding sequence ATGGAGCAGGAAGGGGCGACGATTCCGCAACCAAGGCAAGTTCtctttctccttgttcttctGGGTGTGTCTGGGACTGCCTCAAAGCCGCAGCAGTTTTCTGTAGTGGAGGAGATGGAGAGGGGCTCCTTTGTGGCCAATGTGGCAAAGGCTCTTGGCCTGGAAACGGGGGAACTGTCAGATCGCGGGACCAGAGTCGTTTTCAAAGGGAACAAAGAGTATTTGCAGCTGAACCGCAGAACTGGGGATCTGCTCTTGAGAGAGAAACTGGATCGGGAGGAGCTGTGCGGCCCCTCTGATCCCTGTGTGCTCCCTTTTAAAATCTTACTGGAAAACCCCTTTCAGATTGTTCCAGCTGAATTAAGTGTACTGGACATTAATGATCATTCGCCAGTGTTCCTAAAATCTGAGATGCTCCTAAAAATCCCAGAGAGCTCCTTGCCTGGGACTGTGTTTTTGCTAGAAAATGGGAAGGATTTAGATGTAGGAAGCAACAGTATCCAGAACTACACAATCAGTCCCAATTCCCTTTTCCATATTCAAATTCGAGAAAACAGTGAGGGAAAGAGATATCCAGAGCTTGTACTGGATGAAACACTGGATCGAGAAGAGCAGTCTGAGGTCATTTTAACTCTCACTGCAGTGGATGGGGGAGTCCCACCAAGGTCTGGAACTGCCCAGGTCCGAATTCTCGTAGTGGATATCAATGACAACGCCCCAGTGTTTGCTCAGCTGCGTTATGAGGTTAAGATCCCTGAGAATAGTCCCATCGGATCCAAGGTTGTCACAGTTTCTGCCAGAGATTTAGATGCAGGAAATTATGGAGAAATATCTTACGCTTTTTTGCATGCCTCTGAAAGCATTCACAAAACATTTCATCTTAAAGAGGAATTAGGAGAactttatttaaaggaaaaagtggATTTTGAGTCGACTCAGTTTTACACTATAAATATCCAGGCCACCGATGGTGGGGGCCTTTCAGCAGAATGTACTGTTATTGTTCAGGTGGTAGATCTGAACGACAATCCTCCAGAGCTGACTATATCTTCACTTACCAGCCCCATCCCAGAAAATTCTCCTGAGACAGTGGTTGCTGTCTTCAGTGTTTCAGATCTGGAttctggggaaaatggaaagatgatTTGTTCCATCCAAGATgatcttcccttttccctgaaACCTTCCATTGAAAATTACTACATGTTGGTAACAAAAGGAGCACTGGACAGAGAGTACAAGGCTGAGTACAACATCACAATTACAGTGATGGACTTGGGATTCCCGAAGCTCAAATCTGACTATAATCTCACCGTGCTTATCTCTGATGTCAATGATAACTCTCCAGTTTTTACTCAGAAAGCCTACAAATTGTACCTTCAAGAGAACAATAGTCCTGCCCTCCATATTGGCAGTGTCAGTGCCAGTGACAGGGACTCAGGAATCAATGCCAAAGTCACCTATTCTCTGCTGCCTCCAGAAACTGGAGAACTGCCCCTCTTCTCCTATATCTCCATCAATTCAGATAATGGTCATCTCTATGCTCTGAGATCTCTGGATTATGAAGCCATCCAAGCTTTCCAGTTCACTGTGAGGGCAACTGATGGTGGCTCTCCATCACTGAGCAGCCAGGTTCTGGTTCAGATTGTGGTACAGGATGAAAATGATAATTCTCCCTTTGTTCTGTACCCCTTGCAAAATGGCACAGCTCCCTGCAATGATCTGGTGCCCAGAACTGCAGAGCCAGGTTACCTGGTTACCAAAGTAGTAGCTGTGGATAGAGACTGGGGGCAGAATTCCTGGCTTTCCTATCAGCTGCTCAAGGCCACAGACCCGGGCCTATTCACTCTGTGGGCCCACAATGGTGAAGTTCACACAGCAAGACCCATCAATGACAAAGATGCCATCAAGCAGAGGCTCCTGGTGCTGGTGAAGGACAATGGGCAACCACCTCTGTCCACAATGGCCACAGTAAATGTATTCTTGGTGGATGGCTTTTCTGAGCCCTACCTGCAGTTACCTGATGCACCTAAGGAGCAGATCCAGACTGACTCCCTAACTACCTACCTAGTCATTTCCTTGAcctctgtttcctttcttttcctggcCTCTGTTATTGTGTTTATTGCCATTcgcctgtggaaaaggaagaaacacaCCACTGACATTAGTCGCTTTACTTTAAATGGCCTCTTCCCAGGTCACTTAGTGGATGTCAGCAGGACAGGAACCTTGTCCCAGAGTTACCAGTATGAGGTGTGTCTGGCCAGTAGCTCAGGAAGCAATGAATTTAAGTTCCTAAAGCCTGTTATTCCCACTCTTCCAACTTTGGAAGGAAATGAAGACTCAATTGAAAACAGCCTTAAAGAATAG
- the LOC127550020 gene encoding protocadherin beta-2-like — protein MELDGATNPRQRQVLFLLVLLGVSRAVSEPKQFSVVEEIERGSFVANVAKTLGLEVGELSDRRSRIVFKGNKEYLQLNRRTGDLLLTEKLDREELCGPSDPCVLPFKILLENPFQILPAELSVLDINDHSPVFLETEMLLKISESTSPGTVFLLESGKDLDVGSNSIQNYTISPNSLFHIQIRDSSEGKRYPELVLDETLDREEQSEMTLTLTAVDGGVPPRSGTVQVRILVVDINDNAPVFAQLRYEVQIPENSSIGSKIVTVSATDLDAGNNGEISYAFLHASENIRKIFHLKRESGELYLREKVDFESTESYVINIQAADGGGLSAECTVIIQVTDLNDNPPEVTISSFTSPIPENSPETVVAVFSVSDLDSGENGKMVCSIQNDLPFALKPSIENFYTLVTEGALDREYKAEYNITITVMDLGSPRLKSEYNLTVLISDVNDNPPMFSERTYKLYLQENNSPALHIGSVSASDRDSGINAKVTGELPLFSYISINSDNGHLYALRSLDYEAIQAFQFTVRAADGGSPSLSSQVLVQIVVQDENDNSPFVLYPLQNGTAPCNDLVPRTAEPGYLVTKVVAVDRDWGQNSWLSYQLVKSTDPGLFTLWAHNGEIHTARSISDRDDIKQRLVVLVKDNGQPSLSTMATLNVLLVDGFSEPYVNLPGASKEEVPTDSLTTYLIISLTTVSLLFLLSVIMFIVIHLWKRKKDSTDIKHLTSNNPFPGHLMNISRTGTLSHSYQYEVCLASDSGASEFKFLKPIIPTLPTSEGNKLNA, from the coding sequence ATGGAACTTGATGGAGCGACGAATCCGCGACAAAGGCAAGTTCTCTTTCTCCTTGTTCTACTGGGTGTGTCTAGGGCGGTCTCAGAGCCGAAACAGTTTTCCGTAGTGGAGGAAATAGAGAGGGGCTCCTTTGTGGCCAATGTAGCAAAGACCTTGGGTCTGGAAGTGGGGGAACTGTCGGATCGGAGGAGCAGAATCGTTTTCAAAGGGAACAAAGAGTATTTGCAGCTGAACCGCAGAACTGGGGATCTGCTCTTGACAGAGAAACTGGATCGGGAGGAGCTGTGCGGCCCCTCTGATCCCTGTGTGCTCCCTTTTAAGATCTTATTGGAAAACCCCTTTCAGATTCTTCCGGCTGAATTAAGTGTACTGGACATTAATGACCATTCACCAGTGTTCTTAGAAACTGAGATGCTTCTAAAAATCTCCGAGAGCACCTCCCCCGGGACTGTTTTTCTGCTAGAAAGTGGTAAAGATTTAGACGTGGGTAGCAACAGTATCCAGAACTACACAATCAGTCCCAACTCTCTTTTTCATATTCAAATTCGAGATAGCAGTGAAGGCAAGAGATATCCAGAGCTTGTTCTGGATGAAACACTGGATCGAGAAGAGCAGTCTGAAATGACTTTAACTCTCACTGCAGTGGATGGGGGAGTGCCACCAAGGTCTGGAACTGTCCAAGTGCGAATCCTCGTAGTTGATATCAATGACAACGCCCCAGTGTTTGCTCAGTTGCGTTATGAAGTTCAAATCCCCGAAAACAGTTCCATTGGATCCAAGATTGTCACAGTTTCTGCCACAGATTTAGACGCAGGGAATAATGGAGAAATATCTTATGCTTTTTTGCATGCCTCTGAAAATATTCGCAAAATTTTCCACCTTAAAAGGGAATCGGGAGAGCTTTACTTAAGAGAGAAAGTGGATTTTGAGTCAACTGAATcttatgttataaatatccaagcCGCAGACGGTGGTGGCCTTTCAGCAGAATGTACTGTTATTATTCAGGTCACAGATTTGAACGACAATCCTCCAGAAGTCACTATATCTTCATTTACCAGCCCCATCCCAGAGAATTCTCCTGAGACAGTGGTAGCTGTTTTCAGTGTTTCAGATCTGGACtctggggaaaatggaaagatggTTTGCTCCATCCAAAATGACCTACCTTTTGCCCTGAAACCTTCCATTGAGAACTTTTATACATTGGTAACAGAAGGAGCACTGGACAGAGAGTACAAGGCTGAGTACAACATCACAATTACAGTGATGGACTTAGGTTCCCCGAGGCTCAAATCTGAGTATAATCTCACCGTGCTTATCTCTGATGTCAATGATAACCCTCCCATGTTTTCTGAGAGAACCTACAAATTGTACCTGCAGGAGAACAACAGTCCTGCCCTCCACATTGGAAGTGTCAGTGCCAGTGACAGGGACTCAGGAATCAATGCCAAAGTCACTGGAGAACTGCCCCTCTTCTCCTACATCTCTATCAACTCAGACAATGGTCATCTCTATGCTCTGAGGTCTCTGGATTATGAAGCCATCCAAGCTTTCCAGTTCACTGTGAGGGCAGCTGATGGTGGCTCTCCATCACTGAGCAGCCAGGTTCTGGTTCAGATTGTGGTCCAGGATGAGAATGATAATTCTCCCTTTGTTCTGTACCCCCTGCAGAATGGCACAGCTCCCTGCAATGATCTGGTGCCCAGAACTGCAGAGCCAGGTTACCTGGTGACCAAGGTGGTAGCTGTGGATAGGGACTGGGGACAGAATTCCTGGCTTTCCTACCAGCTGGTCAAGTCCACAGACCCAGGTCTCTTCACTTTGTGGGCCCACAATGGGGAAATTCACACAGCAAGGTCTATCAGTGATAGAGATGACATCAAGCAGAGGCTTGTGGTGCTGGTGAAGGACAATGGACAACCATCTCTATCCACAATGGCTACATTAAATGTGCTCCTGGTGGATGGCTTCTCTGAGCCCTATGTGAACCTACCAGGTGCATCTAAGGAGGAAGTTCCCACTGACTCCCTAACAACCTACCTAATAATTTCCCTGACTACGGTCTCACTTCTATTCCTGTTATCTGTTATAATGTTCATTGTCATtcacctatggaagaggaagaaggattcCACTGACATTAAGCACCTCACTTCAAATAACCCCTTCCCAGGACACTTAATGAATATCAGCAGGACAGGAACCCTATCTCATAGTTACCAGTATGAGGTATGTTTGGCCAGTGACTCTGGAGCCAGTGAATTTAAATTCCTAAAACCTATTATTCCCACCCTTCCTACTTCAGAGGGAAATAAGTTAAATGCATAG
- the LOC127550019 gene encoding protocadherin beta-2-like: MIPQQRQVLFFLVLLGVSGAAASELEQFSVVEEMERGSFVANVAKALGLGMGELSKRGARVVFKGNKEYLQLHPKTGDLLLREKLDREELCGPAVLCVLPFQILLENPFHIVRAELIVEDINDHSPLFLDTEMVLKIPENTSPGTVFVLENAQDLDVGSNGLQNYTIGTNSHFHSQIRDSKGKRYPELVLDKALDREEQPEVRLTLTAVDGGTPQRSGTVQIRVLVVDINDNAPVFTQSQYEAQIPENSSIGSRVVTVSATDLDAGNYADISYTFLHASENIRKTFQLTQKSGELYLKEKVDFESIQSYTIDIQATDGGGLSAECTVIVQVIDLNDNPPEVTISSLNSPIPENSPETVVALFSVSDLDSGENGKIVCSIQDDLPFALKPSIESYYTLVTEGALDREYKAEYNITITVMDLGFPRLKSEYNLTVLISDVNDNPPMFSERVYKLYLQENNSPALHIGSVSASDRDSGINAKVTYSLLPPETGELPLFSYISINSDNGHLYALRSLDYEAIQTFQFTVRAADGGSPSLSSQVLVQIVVQDENDNSPFVLYPLQNGTAPCNDLVPRTAEPGYLVTKVVAVDRDWGQNSWLSYQLVKSTDPGLFTLWAHNGEVRTARSISDRDAIKQRLVVLVKDNGQPSLSTMATLNVLLVDGFSEPYMQLPDASKEEVHTDSLTTYLIISLVSVSFLFLVSVIMFIAIRLWKRKKDSIDNRHFVSSGPFPDHLVDVSGTGTLSQSYQYEVCLTSGSGISEFKFLKPIIPTLPPAEESGKDLKTHI, translated from the coding sequence ATGATTCCGCAGCAAAGGCAAGTCCtctttttccttgttctgctgGGTGTGTCTGGGGCGGCTGCCTCAGAGCTGGAGCAGTTTTCGGTGGtggaggagatggagagaggcTCTTTTGTGGCCAATGTGGCAAAGGCCTTAGGGCTGGGGATGGGAGAGTTGTCAAAGCGAGGGGCTAGAGTTGTTTTCAAAGGGAACAAAGAATATTTGCAGCTGCATCCTAAAACCGGGGATCTGCTTCTGAGAGAGAAACTGGACCGGGAAGAGCTATGCGGCCCCGCTGTTCTCTGTGTGCTGCctttccagatcttactggaaaaccCCTTTCACATTGTGCGGGCTGAACTGATAGTGGAAGACATTAATGACCATTCACCACTGTTCCTAGACACTGAAATGGTACTGAAAATTCCCGAGAACACCTCCCCTGGAACTGTATTTGTACTAGAAAATGCGCAGGATTTAGACGTAGGAAGCAACGGTCTCCAGAACTACACGATTGGTACCAACTCTCATTTCCACAGTCAAATTCGGGACAGCAAGGGGAAGAGATACCCAGAGCTTGTATTGGATAAAGCCCTGGATCGGGAGGAACAGCCTGAAGTTCGATTAACTCTCACTGCTGTGGATGGAGGAACCCCACAGAGGTCCGGGACTGTCCAAATCCGAGTCCTTGTAGTCGATATTAATGACAATGCCCCCGTGTTTACTCAGTCCCAGTATGAAGCTCAGATTCCTGAGAACAGTTCTATTGGATCCCGAGTGGTCACAGTTTCAGCGACAGATTTAGATGCAGGAAATTATGCCGATATATCCTATACATTTTTGCATGCTTCTGAAAACATTCGTAAAACTTTTCAACTAACACAAAAATCTGGTGAactttatttaaaggaaaaagtagaTTTTGAGTCAATTCAATCTTACACCATCGACATTCAGGCTACAGATGGGGGAGGTCTTTCAGCAGAATGTACTGTTATTGTTCAGGTGATAGATCTAAACGATAATCCTCCAGAAGTCACTATATCTTCACTCAACAGCCCCATCCCAGAAAATTCTCCTGAGACAGTGGTTGCTCTTTTCAGTGTTTCAGATCTGGACTCCggggaaaatggaaagatagTTTGCTCCATTCAAGATGACCTTCCTTTTGCCCTGAAACCTTCCATTGAGAGCTACTATACATTGGTAACAGAAGGAGCACTGGACAGAGAGTACAAGGCTGAGTACAACATCACAATTACAGTGATGGACTTGGGCTTCCCCAGGCTCAAATCTGAGTATAATCTCACGGTGCTTATCTCTGATGTCAATGATAACCCTCCCATGTTTTCTGAGAGAGTCTACAAATTGTACCTGCAGGAGAACAACAGTCCTGCCCTCCACATTGGCAGTGTCAGTGCTAGTGACAGGGACTCAGGAATCAATGCCAAAGTCACCTACTCTCTGCTGCCTCCAGAGACTGGAGAACTACCCCTCTTTTCCTACATCTCCATCAACTCAGACAATGGTCATCTCTATGCTCTGAGGTCTCTGGATTATGAAGCCATCCAAACTTTCCAGTTCACTGTGAGGGCAGCTGATGGTGGTTCTCCATCACTGAGTAGCCAGGTTCTGGTTCAGATTGTGGTACAGGATGAGAATGATAATTCTCCCTTTGTTCTGTACCCCCTGCAGAATGGCACAGCTCCCTGCAATGATCTGGTGCCCAGAACTGCAGAGCCAGGTTACCTGGTGACCAAGGTGGTAGCTGTGGATAGGGACTGGGGACAGAATTCCTGGCTTTCCTACCAGCTGGTCAAGTCCACAGATCCAGGTCTCTTCACTTTGTGGGCCCACAATGGGGAAGTTCGCACAGCAAGATCCATCAGTGACAGAGATGCCATCAAGCAGAGGCTTGTGGTGCTGGTGAAGGACAATGGACAACCATCTCTGTCTACAATGGCAACACTAAATGTGCTCCTGGTGGATGGCTTCTCTGAGCCCTATATGCAGCTTCCAGATGCATCTAAGGAGGAGGTGCACACTGATTCCCTAACCACTTACCTCATCATTTCCctggtctctgtctcttttctcttcctggtCTCTGTTATCATGTTCATTGCCATTCgcctatggaagaggaagaaggattcCATTGACAATCGTCACTTCGTTTCAAGTGGTCCCTTTCCAGATCACTTGGTAGATGTCAGTGGGACAGGGACTTTGTCTCAAAGTTACCAATATGAAGTTTGCCTGACCAGTGGCTCAGGGATTAGTGAATTTAAATTCTTGAAGCCTATTATTCCCACCCTACCACCTGCTGAGGAAAGTGGAAAAGACTTGAAAACCCACATTTAA
- the LOC127550018 gene encoding protocadherin beta-2-like has protein sequence MIPQQRQVLFLLVLLGVSGAASEPEQFSVVEEMERGSFVANVAKSLDLEVGELSDRGGMVSFKGNKEYLQLNRRTGDLLLREKLDREELCGTAEPCVLTFQILLENPFQIILAELRIQDINDHSPVFLETEMLLKIPESTLPGTVFLLESARDLDVGNNSIQNYILTPNSLFHIQIRDSNEGRKYPELVLDETLDREKQSEVTLILTAVDGGIPPRSGTAQVRVLVVDINDNAPVFAQSQYNIHIPENSSIGSKVVTVSATDLDAGNYGEISYTFLYPSENIRKTFHLKEKLGELYLRENVDFESIQSYIINVQAIDGGGLSAQCTVIVQVTDLNDNPPVLTISSLINPIPENSPETVVAVFRVSDLDSGENGKMVCFIQDDLPFALKPSIENFYTLVTEGALDREYKAEYNITITVMDLGSPRLKSEHNITVLISDVNDNAPVFSQTAYKLYLQENNSPALHIGRVSASDRDSGINAKVTYSLLPLETGELPLFSYISINSDNGHLYALRSLDYEAIQTFQFTVRAADGGSPSLSSQVLVQIVVQDENDNSPFVLYPLQNGTAPCNDLVPRTAEPGYLVTKVVAVDRDWGQNSWLFYQLLKSTDPSLFTLWAHNGEVRTARPISDKDAIKQRLVVLVKDNGQPSLSTMATLDVLLVDGFSEPYLQLPDASKEQVQTDSLTTYLVISLASISFLFLVSVFMFIAICLWKRKKNTTVINQITSNSSFPGHLVDVSRTGTLSQSYQYEVCLTSDSGTSEFKFLKPIISTLPTLEVNENSIENSALRNSFCFT, from the coding sequence ATGATTCCTCAGCAAAGGCAAGTTCtctttctccttgttcttctGGGTGTGTCTGGGGCGGCCTCGGAGCCGGAGCAGTTTTCTGTAGTGGAGGAAATGGAGAGAGGCTCTTTTGTGGCCAATGTGGCAAAGTCCTTGGACCTGGAGGTAGGGGAGCTGTCAGATCGGGGAGGCATGGTCTCTTTCAAAGGGAACAAAGAGTATTTGCAGCTGAACCGTAGAACTGGGGATCTGCTCCTGAGAGAGAAACTGGATCGAGAGGAGCTGTGTGGAACGGCTGAACCCTGTGTGCTGACTTTTCAGATCTTACTAGAAAATCCCTTTCAGATTATTCTGGCTGAATTACGGATACAAGACATTAATgatcattccccagtgttcttagAAACTGAGATGCTCCTGAAAATTCCTGAGAGCACCTTACCCGGGACTGTATTTCTGCTAGAAAGTGCTAGAGATTTGGATGTAGGAAACAACAGTATCCAGAACTACATACTCACTCCCAATTCACTTTTCCATATTCAAATTCGAGATAGCAATGAGGGCAGGAAATATCCAGAGCTTGTTCTGGATGAAACATTGGACCGGGAGAAGCAGTCTGAGGTCACTTTAATTCTCACTGCAGTGGATGGGGGAATCCCACCAAGGTCTGGAACTGCCCAAGTCCGAGTTCTCGTAGTGGATATCAATGACAACGCACCAGTGTTTGCTCAGTCTCAATATAACATTCACATCCCTGAAAACAGTTCCATTGGATCCAAGGTTGTCACAGTTTCTGCCACAGATTTAGACGCAGGGAATTATGGAGAAATATCTTACACATTTTTGTATCCCTCTGAAAACATTCGTAAAACTTTTCACCTTAAAGAGAAATTAGGTGAACTTTACTTGAGGGAAAATGTGGACTTTGAATCAATTCAATCTTACATTATAAATGTCCAAGCCATAGACGGTGGGGGTCTTTCAGCACAATGTACTGTTATTGTTCAGGTGACAGATCTGAATGATAATCCTCCAGTGCTGACCATATCTTCACTTATCAATCCCATCCCAGAAAATTCTCCTGAGACAGTGGTTGCTGTCTTCAGGGTTTCAGATCTGGAttctggggaaaatggaaagatggTTTGCTTCATCCAAGATGACCTTCCTTTTGCCCTGAAACCTTCCATTGAGAACTTCTATACATTGGTAACAGAAGGAGCACTGGACAGAGAGTACAAGGCTGAGTACAACATCACTATTACAGTGATGGACTTGGGCTCCCCGAGACTCAAATCCGAGCACAATATCACAGTGCTCATCTCTGATGTCAATGATAATGCTCCTGTATTTTCTCAAACAGCCTACAAATTGTACCTGCAGGAGAACAACAGTCCTGCCCTCCACATTGGCCGTGTCAGTGCCAGTGACAGGGACTCAGGAATCAATGCCAAAGTCACCTACTCTCTGCTGCCTCTAGAGACTGGAGAACTGCCCCTCTTCTCCTACATCTCTATCAACTCAGACAATGGTCATCTCTATGCTCTGCGATCCCTGGATTATGAAGCCATCCAAACTTTCCAGTTCACTGTGAGGGCAGCTGATGGTGGCTCTCCATCACTGAGCAGCCAGGTTCTGGTTCAGATTGTGGTCCAGGATGAGAATGATAATTCTCCCTTTGTTCTGTACCCCCTGCAGAATGGCACAGCTCCCTGCAATGATCTGGTGCCCAGAACTGCAGAGCCAGGTTACCTGGTTACCAAAGTAGTAGCTGTGGATAGGGACTGGGGACAGAATTCTTGGCTTTTCTACCAGCTACTCAAGTCCACAGACCCAAGCCTCTTCACTTTGTGGGCCCACAATGGGGAAGTTCGCACAGCAAGACCCATCAGTGACAAAGATGCCATCAAGCAGAGGCTTGTAGTGCTGGTGAAGGATAACGGACAGCCATCTCTGTCTACAATGGCTACACTAGATGTGCTTCTGGTGGATGGCTTCTCTGAGCCCTACTTGCAGCTACCAGATGCATCTAAGGAGCAGGTCCAAACTGATTCCCTAACCACCTACCTAGTCATTTCCCTGGCCTctatctccttcctctttctggtCTCTGTTTTTATGTTCATTGCCATTTgtctgtggaagagaaagaagaataccACTGTCATTAATCAAATAACTTCAAATAGCTCATTCCCAGGTCACTTGGTGGATGTCAGCAGGACGGGAACTCTGTCCCAGAGTTACCAGTATGAGGTGTGTTTGACCAGTGACTCAGGAACCAGTGAATTTAAGTTCCTAAAGCCAATTATTTCCACCCTTCCTACTTTGGAAGTAAATGAAAACTCGATTGAAAACTCAGCTTTAAGGAATAGCTTTTGCTTTACTTAG